The proteins below come from a single Candidatus Kirkpatrickella diaphorinae genomic window:
- a CDS encoding SDR family NAD(P)-dependent oxidoreductase: MGRTQKTGSRKTAIVTGSTNGLGLEASRQLAARGVRVMMTGRNPERGQSRVDDLKKQMPEADVTYCQLDLSSLDEISSFAQRLDVEGLDILINNAGVMGPQERVLTSYGQELQFGTNHLAHFLLTSCLLPALIRGKGRVITVASRAALKGRIHFEDLKAARHYDSMTFYRQSKLANLMFALTLDKLLRQHEIPVQSCAAHPGWTRTNMIASIPHQETVPTFKQRVYQRVVEPVGAAIFNHFAQDVADGVQPLLAPVWLGGDVGGAYFGPQKFGERSGPVGPAHIPASARKEVDQKRLWQCSVEITGAQYPFTYC, encoded by the coding sequence ATGGGCAGAACTCAGAAAACTGGCAGCAGAAAAACAGCCATCGTAACGGGCAGCACCAACGGCCTGGGGCTTGAGGCTTCGCGTCAGCTGGCCGCGCGCGGTGTCCGCGTCATGATGACAGGACGCAACCCTGAGAGAGGGCAAAGCCGCGTCGATGATCTCAAAAAGCAGATGCCTGAAGCTGACGTGACCTATTGCCAGCTTGATTTGTCCTCACTTGATGAAATCAGCTCCTTTGCGCAGCGCCTCGATGTTGAAGGGCTTGATATCCTCATCAACAATGCCGGCGTCATGGGACCGCAGGAACGCGTCCTGACCTCATACGGGCAGGAATTACAGTTCGGCACGAACCATCTTGCGCATTTTCTGCTGACATCGTGCCTGCTTCCCGCGTTGATCCGTGGCAAGGGGCGGGTCATCACCGTGGCCTCACGCGCCGCTTTAAAAGGGCGAATCCATTTTGAGGATCTGAAAGCCGCGCGACATTATGATTCCATGACGTTTTATCGTCAGAGCAAACTGGCCAATCTGATGTTCGCCCTCACACTGGACAAGTTGCTGCGCCAGCATGAAATACCCGTGCAATCATGCGCTGCGCATCCTGGATGGACACGCACGAATATGATTGCCAGCATCCCGCATCAGGAGACGGTTCCAACCTTCAAACAGCGCGTTTATCAGCGCGTGGTTGAGCCAGTTGGCGCTGCGATATTCAACCATTTTGCGCAGGATGTCGCCGATGGCGTGCAGCCGCTTCTGGCACCGGTCTGGCTTGGCGGAGATGTCGGCGGCGCCTATTTCGGCCCGCAGAAATTCGGGGAAAGGAGCGGACCTGTCGGCCCGGCCCACATCCCCGCATCGGCCCGCAAGGAAGTGGATCAGAAGCGCCTGTGGCAATGCTCCGTCGAGATCACCGGTGCGCAATATCCCTTCACTTATTGCTGA
- a CDS encoding DedA family protein, which yields MTNLLDFLEHLIREYGYGIIGCVVMLESMGLPLPAESLIIASSLYAASTHHLGIHWIALAAIIGAIMGDNFGYLIGRAVGFPLLIKHGSKIGLTPKRLLLGRYLFQRHGGIVVFFGRFVVILRLFSALLAGANHMNWRLFLVYNALGGVAWAGGYAAATYFLGKGILNLSGPLALSIGGVFLIVALIIFFLLKRNEKRFMQAAMEAAHHDPYLPKDGEWAELRKLAAEKQPS from the coding sequence GTGACGAACCTGTTAGACTTTCTTGAACATCTCATCCGGGAGTATGGTTACGGCATAATCGGTTGCGTCGTCATGCTGGAAAGTATGGGCCTGCCCCTTCCGGCCGAAAGCCTGATTATTGCCTCCTCCCTTTATGCTGCATCCACCCATCATCTTGGCATCCATTGGATTGCCCTGGCGGCAATTATCGGCGCGATCATGGGCGATAATTTCGGGTATCTCATCGGACGTGCGGTCGGTTTTCCGTTACTCATCAAACATGGAAGTAAAATCGGGCTGACGCCGAAACGCCTGTTACTCGGACGATACTTGTTTCAGCGCCATGGTGGAATCGTTGTTTTCTTCGGTCGATTTGTCGTTATACTGAGATTATTCTCCGCCTTACTCGCCGGTGCCAATCATATGAACTGGCGGCTCTTTCTGGTTTATAACGCGTTGGGCGGAGTTGCGTGGGCGGGAGGCTATGCAGCGGCGACTTATTTCCTCGGTAAAGGCATTCTCAATCTCTCAGGGCCTCTCGCCCTCTCCATTGGCGGTGTCTTTCTTATCGTGGCGCTCATTATCTTCTTCCTGCTCAAACGAAATGAAAAGAGGTTTATGCAAGCTGCGATGGAAGCAGCGCATCATGACCCTTATTTACCGAAGGACGGAGAATGGGCAGAACTCAGAAAACTGGCAGCAGAAAAACAGCCATCGTAA
- a CDS encoding alpha/beta hydrolase family protein, which yields MTKRQTPSPATGHSPWVTADFVAGRTTQLAEIRTLADTVYWLETRAAKGGKTILVAQKNASPPRDVTTPDVNVRSSVNEYGGGAYAVGAGGCVIFTNAVDGRIYCLSGGVQKVLGGSDDCRYADFSPLSAIQAVSRPTMSEGVFCIREDHRAAEQTETSIVWVAEGIETVLIRGQDFYASPRLSPDGQSLAFISWDHPNMPWNETQLKLARLDWASGHPVIRDIAMLVGEDAACSIMEPVWQDQSTLFALSDAKGTWQPIKFEEKENWAGAFLPDSGFEIGAPPWVFGHQSLICLRDGGLLAHGVKNGMPHVAHFDGNAWQDTHFGLAAAVPLPIGDAFAWLHTPSDAPPAIRIGRNLAQSRVLQSAFTFPDGIGPEHCAHPRVLDFPTRDGATAHGFFYAPVGGAALADTTGRPPLIVTAHGGPTAAANPAFSFKVQWWTTRGFALLDVNYRGSTGWGRAYRQALDGEWGARDVLDCIDAAQFICDQGLADSKRCVIRGGSSGGLTVLRCLALSDIFCAGTSLYGVADLMTLVAETHKFESRYLDRLIGPLPAARHLYTDRSPVHHAAQIKVPVLFLHGDADQVVPLTQAEEMYQRLKNHGVTTEIKIYPGEGHGFRNAETLRDSFQREYDFYLSVFCGVA from the coding sequence ATGACAAAAAGACAAACACCCTCGCCCGCGACGGGACATTCTCCCTGGGTCACCGCAGATTTTGTCGCCGGGCGGACAACCCAGCTTGCCGAGATACGCACCTTAGCCGACACGGTCTATTGGCTTGAGACGCGCGCCGCAAAAGGGGGGAAGACAATTCTCGTCGCGCAGAAAAACGCGTCTCCGCCCCGTGACGTGACAACGCCCGACGTCAACGTCAGATCTTCCGTCAATGAATATGGTGGCGGGGCCTATGCGGTCGGTGCGGGGGGGTGTGTCATCTTCACCAATGCCGTGGATGGTCGCATTTATTGCTTATCAGGCGGTGTGCAGAAGGTGTTGGGCGGCTCGGATGATTGTCGCTACGCCGATTTCTCCCCTCTATCAGCGATACAGGCGGTATCCCGCCCCACGATGTCAGAGGGTGTTTTCTGCATCAGGGAGGATCATCGCGCCGCTGAGCAGACGGAGACGAGCATTGTCTGGGTTGCGGAAGGGATTGAGACGGTCCTGATCAGAGGGCAGGATTTCTACGCGTCACCGCGCCTGTCGCCGGATGGGCAATCTCTCGCTTTCATCAGTTGGGATCATCCCAATATGCCTTGGAACGAGACTCAACTGAAACTGGCACGACTGGATTGGGCGTCGGGACACCCTGTCATCCGGGACATTGCTATGCTGGTGGGAGAGGATGCAGCTTGCAGCATCATGGAGCCGGTCTGGCAGGACCAGTCGACGCTCTTCGCCCTGTCCGACGCGAAGGGCACCTGGCAACCGATAAAATTTGAGGAGAAAGAAAACTGGGCGGGCGCGTTTCTGCCGGACTCGGGTTTTGAAATCGGCGCGCCACCCTGGGTTTTTGGTCATCAATCCCTGATCTGCCTGCGTGATGGCGGGCTTCTGGCGCATGGCGTTAAAAATGGGATGCCGCACGTCGCTCATTTTGATGGAAACGCCTGGCAGGATACGCATTTCGGGCTCGCTGCCGCCGTGCCCCTGCCGATTGGCGACGCGTTTGCCTGGCTCCACACGCCCAGTGATGCCCCACCCGCGATCCGTATCGGGCGCAACCTCGCGCAAAGTCGGGTTCTGCAATCGGCTTTTACATTTCCTGATGGGATCGGCCCGGAACATTGCGCTCATCCGCGTGTCCTTGATTTTCCCACACGGGATGGAGCCACGGCACATGGTTTTTTCTATGCGCCTGTCGGTGGCGCTGCCCTCGCGGATACAACGGGGCGTCCGCCGCTTATCGTCACGGCGCATGGGGGGCCGACAGCGGCGGCCAATCCGGCTTTTTCTTTCAAGGTGCAATGGTGGACGACGCGGGGTTTCGCCCTGCTGGATGTGAATTATCGCGGGTCAACAGGGTGGGGGCGCGCTTATCGACAGGCTTTGGATGGTGAATGGGGTGCGCGTGACGTGCTCGATTGCATTGATGCCGCGCAATTTATCTGTGATCAGGGCCTGGCGGACTCGAAGCGTTGCGTCATCCGCGGGGGCAGTTCCGGCGGGCTGACCGTGCTGCGCTGTCTGGCGCTTTCAGATATATTCTGTGCTGGGACATCGCTTTATGGCGTTGCGGACCTTATGACGCTGGTTGCCGAGACACATAAGTTTGAGTCGCGTTATCTTGACCGCCTCATCGGGCCGCTCCCCGCGGCGCGTCATCTCTATACCGACCGCTCACCCGTTCATCATGCGGCGCAGATCAAAGTGCCCGTCCTGTTCCTGCATGGAGATGCAGACCAGGTTGTGCCCCTGACGCAGGCGGAGGAGATGTATCAGCGTCTGAAAAATCATGGCGTGACCACCGAGATTAAAATCTATCCGGGCGAAGGCCATGGTTTTCGCAATGCCGAAACTTTGCGGGATTCATTCCAGCGGGAATATGATTTCTATTTGAGTGTCTTCTGCGGCGTGGCCTGA
- a CDS encoding MATE family efflux transporter: MAVLTSMIFSPKKRFGRQADAADVSSEQAPVIDPQETNPARFTHGDIRRHVFVMASTGAIGLMAVFAVDLLNFYYISHLHDPNLTAAIGFAGSISYIQIALSIGMTIGLGATIGRLLGAGRLVRARYYASCFIAFMFCISAALGVVTLIFAYDLLSALGARGEVLRQATTYLQLTSFGLPLVCLGMAQSALLRTTGDARRSMQVSLIGAVVSALLDLILIFGFNLALVGAAISTIISRFAVVTAAYLSLRRHRILTWPRMEFFSASLKEVGAVALPAVATNIATPFGGVFVTHAMARFGAEAISGQTTIDRIIPVAFAFVFALTGSVGPIVSQNYGAQYYHRVRETLVASLKMTLICVIITWITLYVFQCEIVTIFAPKGVALDIVHLFCDYLVASYFFLGLLFVSNTIFNNLSRPLFSTGFNWGRATLGTIPLVWIGAHWGPFGILYGQAVGMIIFGSVAVLTAFWVVNHLDQATPQKTLK, translated from the coding sequence GTGGCAGTTTTAACTTCCATGATTTTCTCCCCGAAAAAACGTTTTGGTCGCCAGGCTGACGCCGCCGATGTTTCATCTGAGCAGGCACCTGTCATTGACCCTCAGGAAACCAACCCGGCGCGTTTCACGCATGGGGACATTCGGCGCCATGTTTTTGTGATGGCCTCCACCGGTGCGATCGGGCTGATGGCCGTTTTCGCGGTTGATCTCCTCAATTTCTATTATATTTCCCATCTTCATGACCCGAATCTGACCGCCGCCATCGGCTTTGCCGGCAGCATCAGCTATATCCAGATTGCCTTGTCCATCGGCATGACAATCGGGCTGGGTGCGACAATTGGCCGCCTCCTCGGTGCGGGGCGCCTCGTCCGCGCGCGTTATTACGCGTCATGCTTCATCGCCTTCATGTTCTGTATCAGCGCGGCGCTCGGCGTTGTGACGTTGATCTTCGCGTATGATCTCCTCTCCGCACTCGGGGCACGGGGGGAGGTGTTGCGCCAGGCCACCACCTATCTGCAACTCACGTCATTCGGCCTTCCGCTCGTCTGTCTGGGAATGGCGCAATCCGCCCTGCTCCGCACGACGGGCGATGCGCGTCGCTCCATGCAGGTGTCGTTGATCGGAGCGGTTGTCTCCGCCCTGCTCGATCTTATCCTGATTTTCGGGTTCAATCTCGCCCTTGTCGGCGCCGCGATCAGCACCATCATTTCCCGCTTCGCGGTGGTTACCGCCGCTTATCTCAGCCTGCGTCGCCACCGCATCCTGACCTGGCCGAGGATGGAATTTTTCAGCGCTTCATTGAAGGAAGTCGGCGCCGTCGCCCTGCCCGCTGTCGCGACGAATATCGCAACGCCGTTCGGGGGGGTTTTTGTCACACATGCAATGGCGCGTTTCGGTGCGGAAGCCATATCCGGCCAGACCACTATTGACAGGATCATCCCGGTCGCCTTCGCGTTTGTCTTTGCTTTAACGGGCTCAGTCGGGCCGATCGTGTCGCAGAATTACGGCGCGCAATATTACCATCGTGTGCGGGAAACATTGGTGGCCTCCCTGAAAATGACACTGATCTGCGTCATCATCACCTGGATCACACTTTACGTGTTTCAATGCGAGATCGTGACAATTTTTGCGCCGAAAGGTGTCGCGCTCGATATCGTGCATCTGTTTTGCGACTATCTGGTCGCAAGCTATTTCTTCCTCGGGCTTCTCTTCGTCTCCAACACGATTTTCAATAATCTTTCGCGCCCGCTTTTCTCAACCGGGTTTAATTGGGGGCGCGCCACGCTTGGCACCATCCCGCTTGTCTGGATCGGCGCACATTGGGGGCCTTTCGGCATTCTTTACGGGCAGGCGGTGGGGATGATCATCTTCGGCAGCGTTGCCGTCCTGACCGCGTTCTGGGTCGTCAACCACCTCGATCAGGCCACGCCGCAGAAGACACTCAAATAG
- a CDS encoding AI-2E family transporter, whose product MTQQSRMTDREALQADRRKKMMIRRAVAESRLNIRDVCTLIVTATIMLTILYFAATIVLPFVFALIISLLMITPMRFLHRTLRLPKPLAALTLILVMFLVVGGIATAVSVPATSWLEHTSQNIALLQEKLVFLNGPIDFLQRAYNRIISFFMTSQQFAPSGNASGHHEVTSPAFFGSWGVTVLYGTRTILVEFFTTILLLFFFLSSGDVLLRRIIEVMPHHAGRKRVQQMMAKIERNVSIYLATITVMNGLVGLLNYMQCWLLDMPNPLLWGVLAFLLNYIPIIGPLTGVVIYLFVALSSFHAVIWAFAPPLIYLLIHLIEGETITPLLLAKRFTLNPVLVISSLVFWDWMWGIGGAFLSVPMLAVLKIVCDHIDRLTPLGHLIGSSDPVSIRGLEDEAHRK is encoded by the coding sequence ATGACGCAGCAATCCCGGATGACCGACCGCGAGGCCCTCCAAGCTGATCGTCGCAAAAAAATGATGATCAGGCGGGCTGTGGCAGAGAGTCGACTCAATATCCGGGATGTCTGCACGCTGATTGTCACGGCCACAATTATGCTGACGATCCTTTACTTCGCGGCGACAATCGTGCTGCCTTTCGTCTTCGCGCTGATCATCAGCCTGTTGATGATCACGCCCATGCGCTTCCTGCACCGGACGTTGCGCCTGCCGAAGCCTCTGGCGGCGCTCACGCTGATACTCGTGATGTTTCTGGTGGTGGGGGGAATCGCGACGGCGGTTTCCGTCCCGGCGACATCCTGGCTTGAACATACCTCCCAGAATATTGCCCTGCTTCAGGAGAAACTGGTTTTCCTGAACGGGCCGATCGATTTTCTGCAGCGGGCTTATAACCGTATCATCTCATTTTTCATGACGTCCCAGCAATTTGCGCCATCGGGAAACGCGTCCGGCCATCATGAAGTCACCTCGCCTGCTTTTTTCGGGAGTTGGGGGGTCACCGTCCTTTATGGAACGCGCACCATTCTGGTCGAATTTTTCACCACGATCCTTCTTCTGTTTTTCTTCCTGTCGTCAGGGGATGTTCTGCTGCGACGCATTATCGAGGTGATGCCCCATCATGCAGGGCGCAAGCGTGTTCAGCAGATGATGGCCAAAATAGAGCGTAATGTCTCGATTTACCTCGCGACAATCACGGTCATGAACGGTCTCGTTGGATTGCTGAATTACATGCAATGCTGGCTGCTGGACATGCCCAATCCGCTCCTCTGGGGTGTGCTGGCTTTTCTGCTGAATTACATCCCGATTATCGGGCCGTTGACCGGTGTCGTCATCTATCTGTTCGTCGCGCTCTCAAGCTTCCACGCGGTCATCTGGGCTTTTGCGCCACCACTGATCTACCTCCTGATCCACCTCATTGAAGGGGAGACGATCACCCCACTTCTGCTGGCCAAACGCTTCACACTCAACCCGGTGCTCGTTATTTCCTCCCTCGTTTTCTGGGACTGGATGTGGGGCATTGGCGGGGCCTTCCTCTCCGTGCCCATGTTGGCCGTGCTGAAGATCGTCTGTGATCATATTGATCGCCTGACGCCGTTAGGCCACCTCATTGGCAGTTCCGACCCCGTCTCGATCAGGGGGCTGGAGGATGAGGCGCATCGAAAATAG
- the exbB gene encoding tonB-system energizer ExbB — translation MFLTAEPVVKFVMTLLALGFVTVWVVLISKIIELSRLKRRLMAEDKILNESRNLDDAFQRLGDEDYLGYGMILAVKAEQERSRDIMVDRDGVKERVILHLERIEAAEARALNKGTGILATIGATAPFVGLFGTVWGIMRSFTGIAASHATSLAVVAPGIAEALLATAMGLVAAIPAVVVYNHLSRETMQCRAHVADLTSGLMRIVSRDLSRQALNAPAPVLHLRSAVDA, via the coding sequence ATGTTCCTGACGGCGGAGCCGGTCGTCAAATTTGTCATGACCCTTCTGGCGCTCGGCTTTGTGACGGTGTGGGTCGTCCTTATTTCCAAAATAATCGAATTATCCCGCCTCAAGCGCCGCCTGATGGCGGAGGACAAAATCCTCAATGAGTCGCGTAACTTGGATGATGCTTTTCAACGTCTCGGGGATGAGGATTATCTGGGATACGGCATGATCCTCGCCGTCAAGGCGGAGCAGGAGCGCTCTCGCGACATCATGGTGGATCGGGACGGCGTCAAGGAACGCGTCATCCTGCATCTGGAGCGGATTGAGGCGGCCGAGGCCCGCGCCCTTAATAAAGGCACAGGTATACTCGCGACAATCGGGGCAACGGCGCCGTTCGTCGGTCTTTTCGGCACAGTCTGGGGAATTATGCGGTCTTTCACCGGTATTGCGGCCAGCCATGCGACCAGCCTTGCCGTGGTGGCGCCTGGTATTGCCGAGGCCCTGCTGGCGACGGCGATGGGATTGGTGGCGGCCATCCCGGCGGTCGTCGTCTATAATCATCTTTCACGTGAAACAATGCAGTGTCGCGCCCATGTTGCTGACCTGACATCGGGCCTGATGCGTATTGTCTCGCGTGATCTCTCCCGCCAGGCACTGAATGCCCCCGCGCCCGTCCTGCATCTTCGCAGCGCCGTTGACGCCTAG
- the exbD gene encoding TonB system transport protein ExbD: MSLRIRHADETNQEAHEINVTPFIDVMLVLLIIFMVTAPLSTVTVPVDLPASTQQARPRPEKPVYLTVQADRSISLGEDKIPASGLIAAIGAATKGNKDERIFLRADKTVDYGSLMEVMDQLVKAGYAKVALVLLQRE, encoded by the coding sequence ATGAGTCTCCGGATCCGCCATGCGGACGAAACAAATCAGGAAGCACATGAAATCAACGTCACGCCATTTATCGACGTGATGCTGGTGCTGCTGATTATCTTCATGGTGACAGCGCCGCTTTCAACCGTGACCGTGCCGGTGGACCTCCCCGCTTCCACCCAGCAGGCCAGACCACGCCCCGAAAAGCCTGTCTACCTCACCGTGCAGGCGGATCGCTCGATTTCTCTGGGGGAAGATAAGATTCCCGCATCCGGGCTCATTGCGGCGATCGGCGCGGCGACGAAGGGCAATAAGGATGAGCGCATCTTCCTCCGCGCCGACAAGACGGTCGATTATGGAAGCCTGATGGAGGTGATGGATCAGCTTGTAAAAGCGGGTTACGCTAAAGTCGCCCTTGTTTTGTTACAGAGGGAATGA
- a CDS encoding TonB family protein yields MPRFDETCFSAWHMRHVANARRHGQRRWLSSLLMTGGAMALALALSLIVLKELAETKGDASETQQPIQISLVSAPAPPRLLDPGPLTLPNLAASTPISSPRIPAPETSLQTPPLAVPKFRKLRENVQRDPMSKLTARKKMSAPPAEKATAPPASENAADHHDLKQATASNGAQDNWMGRVYARLKAYRRYPNEARSAGIEGKVGIWFTFDRTGHVVTSGLAKSSGDEALDEAAIALPKDAEPIPLPPDPDRLTYPYRLMIRIGYKLR; encoded by the coding sequence TTGCCGCGTTTCGATGAAACGTGTTTCTCAGCATGGCACATGCGTCATGTGGCCAATGCACGGCGTCATGGGCAAAGGCGATGGCTCTCAAGCTTGCTCATGACGGGCGGGGCGATGGCCCTCGCTTTGGCGCTAAGTCTGATCGTCCTGAAAGAATTGGCGGAAACGAAAGGCGATGCCAGCGAGACCCAGCAGCCAATCCAGATCTCCCTCGTTTCTGCCCCCGCGCCCCCCCGCCTTCTTGACCCGGGACCTCTCACGCTACCTAATCTGGCGGCATCCACGCCCATCTCGTCACCCCGAATTCCGGCCCCCGAGACGTCATTGCAGACGCCGCCCCTGGCTGTCCCGAAATTTCGGAAACTGCGCGAGAACGTCCAACGCGACCCGATGAGCAAATTGACGGCCCGGAAGAAGATGTCGGCACCCCCGGCTGAAAAAGCGACCGCACCGCCCGCATCTGAAAACGCGGCGGACCATCATGATCTGAAGCAGGCGACCGCCTCAAATGGCGCGCAGGATAACTGGATGGGACGCGTCTATGCGCGACTGAAAGCCTATCGACGCTACCCGAATGAGGCCCGGAGCGCCGGTATAGAGGGCAAGGTCGGTATATGGTTCACCTTCGACCGCACAGGCCATGTCGTCACCAGCGGGTTGGCGAAATCCAGCGGGGATGAAGCGCTGGATGAGGCCGCCATCGCGCTCCCGAAAGATGCTGAACCTATTCCCCTGCCGCCAGACCCCGACAGGCTGACATATCCTTATCGCCTGATGATACGCATCGGCTATAAGCTGCGCTGA
- a CDS encoding efflux RND transporter periplasmic adaptor subunit, with the protein MRQITGSQRVIAVFILIFAVLTLWTLISFLHRSKIADHPTPIRVEKGIVILADSAAVRDQIKTGPVETASRLHEHDVPAFIRSDERTTVEIFPPVTGRIVETSLLAGQPVSRGQVLAVMESADFNQALADFRTAIAQETYQERVVTRARNVLKVGGNAAKDLDSALNALAQAQAERQRAERRLKALNISPDQVTSGQVKILSPIDGNVQRTIFAQGKNVTDATISQATLEDLSQVQIEAYVPEDAVATIRTGLPMHVTFDDLPGRVCDGTVERIEPELRDEIRRIIARMTCPNPDKVLRPNMFAHARIDIPMPPMLLIPKSSVVMNNDQLIVFVKVAEGRYERRSIEASFDETDHVRVRKGLKPDDMIVTQGAILLNDAV; encoded by the coding sequence ATGCGCCAGATCACGGGTTCCCAACGCGTCATTGCCGTTTTCATTCTGATTTTTGCCGTCCTGACGCTGTGGACGCTCATCAGTTTTCTGCACCGGTCAAAAATCGCTGACCATCCCACCCCCATCCGGGTGGAAAAAGGCATTGTCATTCTCGCAGACAGCGCCGCCGTTCGCGACCAGATCAAAACGGGTCCGGTCGAGACAGCCTCCCGACTTCATGAGCATGACGTCCCGGCTTTTATCCGGTCGGATGAACGCACGACGGTTGAAATCTTCCCGCCCGTCACAGGGCGTATTGTCGAGACAAGTTTGCTGGCCGGGCAGCCTGTCAGTCGCGGCCAGGTCCTCGCCGTGATGGAATCCGCTGATTTTAATCAGGCTCTGGCGGATTTCCGCACCGCGATCGCGCAGGAAACCTATCAGGAACGCGTCGTGACACGCGCCCGCAACGTGCTTAAAGTGGGCGGAAATGCTGCGAAAGATCTCGATAGCGCGCTGAACGCCCTTGCGCAGGCCCAGGCGGAACGCCAAAGGGCGGAGCGCAGGCTCAAGGCGCTGAATATCAGCCCGGACCAGGTGACGTCCGGGCAGGTTAAAATCCTGTCACCGATTGACGGAAATGTGCAGCGTACCATTTTCGCCCAGGGTAAAAACGTCACCGATGCGACCATCAGTCAGGCGACATTGGAGGATCTGTCGCAAGTGCAGATTGAGGCTTACGTGCCGGAGGACGCGGTGGCGACCATCAGAACGGGCCTCCCCATGCATGTCACTTTCGATGATCTGCCGGGACGCGTCTGTGACGGGACAGTTGAACGGATTGAACCTGAGTTGCGGGACGAAATCCGTCGGATCATCGCGCGCATGACCTGTCCCAATCCCGATAAGGTTCTGCGCCCGAACATGTTCGCCCATGCGCGCATCGATATCCCGATGCCGCCCATGCTTCTGATCCCGAAATCATCCGTGGTGATGAATAATGATCAGTTAATCGTCTTCGTCAAAGTGGCGGAGGGTCGCTACGAGCGCCGTTCCATTGAGGCCAGCTTCGACGAGACGGATCATGTCCGCGTCAGGAAGGGGCTGAAGCCCGATGACATGATCGTCACGCAGGGCGCTATTCTTCTGAATGACGCGGTGTGA